From the Desulfarculaceae bacterium genome, one window contains:
- the larE gene encoding ATP-dependent sacrificial sulfur transferase LarE, translating into MAYSLRDSELSPELAAKWRRLLERLGEHESLLVAFSGGVDSALLLTAARQALGGRVSAALCMGVFTPSWEAARALELAEALGVELIESDLHELDHPELAANDQQRCYHCKRLRFGELKRLAAEKGIAALAEGSQTDDAADFRPGNRAKEELGVASPLAEAGLNKAEVRALSRALGLPTAEVPAAACLASRVPYGTPLSAGALGRIERAEAALRGMLTGNLRVRDHHPLARLELMPEDLARALSEPLRGRIIEAVKAAGYQYVTMDLEGYRMGGGQNPASGAEDEAKEETKA; encoded by the coding sequence ATGGCCTATTCTCTACGCGATAGCGAGCTTTCCCCGGAGCTGGCCGCCAAGTGGCGCCGGCTCCTGGAGCGTTTGGGGGAGCACGAGTCCCTGCTGGTGGCTTTTTCCGGCGGGGTGGATTCGGCCCTACTGCTCACCGCCGCCCGCCAGGCCCTGGGCGGGAGGGTGAGCGCCGCCCTGTGTATGGGCGTCTTCACGCCCTCCTGGGAGGCTGCGCGGGCCCTCGAGCTGGCCGAGGCCTTGGGGGTGGAGCTCATCGAGAGCGACCTCCACGAGCTTGACCATCCCGAGCTGGCGGCCAATGACCAGCAGCGTTGCTATCACTGCAAGCGCCTGCGCTTCGGCGAGCTCAAGCGCCTGGCCGCCGAAAAGGGCATCGCCGCCCTGGCCGAAGGCAGCCAGACCGACGATGCGGCCGACTTCCGGCCCGGCAACCGGGCCAAGGAGGAGCTGGGCGTGGCCAGCCCCCTGGCCGAGGCGGGGCTGAACAAGGCCGAGGTGCGCGCCCTGAGCCGGGCCCTGGGGCTGCCCACCGCCGAGGTGCCGGCCGCGGCCTGCCTGGCCTCGCGGGTGCCTTACGGGACCCCGCTGAGCGCCGGGGCCCTGGGGCGCATCGAGCGGGCCGAGGCCGCCTTGCGCGGGATGCTCACAGGCAACCTCAGGGTGCGCGACCACCATCCCCTGGCCCGTTTGGAGCTGATGCCCGAGGATTTGGCCCGGGCCTTGTCCGAGCCCCTGCGCGGCCGCATAATAGAGGCCGTCAAGGCGGCGGGCTATCAGTACGTGACCATGGACCTGGAAGGCTACCGCATGGGGGGAGGGCAGAATCCCGCCTCCGGCGCGGAGGATGAAGCCAAGGAGGAAACAAAGGCATGA
- a CDS encoding CBS and ACT domain-containing protein: protein MIVANRMSPAPWTIGPQASVAEALNLMQEHGVRHLPVLEEGKLLGLVTDIDLRTAYVASLLEELRVKDVMHHDPLTIGSQETVYQAARLIHAHRLTGLPVVDDGELKGIITLADILKVFVALLGLLDESSRLDVVLRTGSGSLEEVYGIIRKHGGEVVSVAQLNSDVGRRVYTFRLKKIDTEPIVAALEAAGHGALV from the coding sequence ATGATAGTCGCCAATCGCATGAGTCCCGCCCCCTGGACCATCGGGCCCCAGGCCTCGGTGGCCGAGGCTCTCAACTTGATGCAGGAGCATGGGGTGCGCCACCTGCCGGTGCTGGAAGAGGGCAAGCTGTTGGGCCTGGTCACGGACATAGATCTGCGCACCGCCTACGTGGCCAGCCTGCTGGAGGAGCTTAGGGTCAAGGACGTGATGCACCACGATCCCCTGACCATCGGCAGCCAGGAAACGGTGTACCAGGCCGCCCGCCTGATTCACGCCCACCGCCTCACCGGTCTGCCCGTGGTGGACGACGGCGAGCTCAAGGGCATCATCACCCTGGCCGACATCCTCAAAGTCTTTGTGGCCCTGCTGGGTCTGCTGGACGAGAGCAGCCGCCTGGACGTAGTGCTCCGTACCGGATCTGGCTCCCTGGAAGAGGTCTACGGCATCATCCGCAAGCACGGCGGCGAGGTGGTCAGCGTGGCCCAGCTCAACTCCGACGTGGGCCGCCGGGTCTACACCTTCCGCCTGAAGAAGATCGACACCGAGCCCATCGTGGCTGCCCTGGAGGCGGCGGGGCACGGCGCCCTGGTCTGA
- a CDS encoding CTP synthase, with protein MTPKFIFTTGGVLSSLGKGLASASIGALLEARGLSVVLQKLDPYVNVDPGTMNPFQHGEVYVTDDGAETDLDMGHYERFTHAKISKKCNHTTGSIYNSVITKERRGDYLGGTVQIIPHITDEIKQAITNVVNGSDLAIVEIGGTVGDIESLPFLEAIRQFRNDVGKENCLYVHLTLVPYIKTAGELKTKPTQHSVSELRRVGIQPDILLCRTEMPLDRSLKEKIALFCNVEPEAVITAVDVDTIYEVPLKFHEQNLDEQICRKLNIWTRTPKLDNWEELVYKLKHPAHEVTIAMVGKYVDLRESYKSLNEALCHGGVANNSKVNIEFVDSEQVERDGVGIIGEVDGILVPGGFGSRGVEGKIKAVQKAREESIPYFGICFGMHMAVIEFARNVLGWKEAHSSEIDPNTPYPVIYLMREWFDFRTQQVERRDELTDKGGTMRLGAYPCKLVPGTLAHKAYKVDEISERHRHRYEYNNQFKEEMAEKGMILSGTSPDGELGEIAELTDHPWFLGCQFHPEFKSRPMDPHPLFREFIRAAVRHKNAKGS; from the coding sequence ATGACCCCCAAATTTATTTTCACCACTGGTGGTGTGCTTTCTTCCCTGGGCAAGGGTCTGGCCTCGGCCTCCATCGGGGCCCTCCTGGAAGCGCGCGGTCTGTCCGTGGTCCTGCAAAAACTCGACCCCTATGTGAACGTGGACCCGGGCACCATGAACCCCTTCCAGCACGGCGAGGTCTACGTAACCGACGACGGGGCCGAGACCGACCTGGACATGGGGCATTACGAGCGCTTCACCCACGCCAAGATCAGCAAGAAGTGCAACCACACCACCGGCTCCATCTACAACAGCGTGATCACCAAGGAGCGGCGCGGCGACTACCTGGGCGGCACGGTGCAGATCATTCCCCACATCACCGACGAGATCAAGCAGGCCATCACCAACGTGGTCAACGGCTCTGACCTGGCCATCGTGGAGATCGGCGGCACGGTGGGTGACATCGAGTCCCTGCCTTTTTTGGAGGCCATCCGCCAGTTCCGCAACGACGTGGGCAAGGAAAACTGCCTTTATGTGCATTTGACCCTGGTGCCCTACATCAAGACCGCCGGTGAGCTGAAAACCAAGCCCACCCAGCACTCGGTCAGCGAGCTAAGGCGCGTGGGCATCCAGCCGGACATCCTGCTCTGCCGCACCGAAATGCCCCTGGACCGCAGCCTCAAGGAAAAGATAGCCCTGTTCTGCAACGTGGAGCCCGAGGCGGTGATCACCGCCGTGGACGTGGACACTATTTACGAGGTGCCGCTCAAGTTCCACGAGCAGAACCTGGACGAGCAGATCTGCCGCAAGCTGAACATCTGGACCCGCACCCCCAAGCTGGACAATTGGGAGGAGCTGGTCTACAAGCTCAAGCATCCGGCCCACGAGGTGACCATCGCCATGGTGGGCAAGTACGTGGACCTGAGGGAAAGCTACAAGAGCCTCAACGAGGCCCTGTGTCACGGCGGGGTGGCCAACAACAGCAAGGTCAACATCGAGTTCGTGGACTCCGAGCAGGTGGAGCGCGACGGGGTCGGCATCATCGGCGAGGTGGACGGCATCCTGGTGCCCGGCGGCTTCGGCTCGCGCGGGGTGGAGGGCAAGATCAAGGCGGTGCAAAAGGCCCGCGAGGAATCCATCCCCTATTTCGGCATCTGCTTCGGCATGCACATGGCGGTGATCGAGTTCGCGCGCAACGTCCTGGGCTGGAAAGAGGCCCACTCCTCTGAGATCGACCCCAACACGCCCTACCCGGTGATCTACCTCATGCGCGAGTGGTTCGACTTCCGCACCCAGCAGGTCGAGCGCCGCGACGAGCTGACCGACAAGGGCGGCACCATGCGCCTGGGCGCCTACCCCTGCAAGCTGGTGCCCGGCACCCTGGCCCACAAGGCCTACAAGGTGGACGAGATCAGCGAGCGCCACCGCCACCGCTATGAGTACAACAACCAGTTCAAGGAAGAGATGGCCGAGAAGGGCATGATCCTCTCGGGCACCAGCCCGGACGGCGAGCTGGGCGAGATCGCCGAGCTCACCGACCATCCCTGGTTCCTGGGCTGCCAGTTCCACCCCGAGTTCAAATCGCGCCCCATGGACCCCCATCCCCTGTTCCGGGAGTTCATCCGCGCGGCTGTCCGCCACAAGAACGCCAAGGGCAGCTAG
- the kdsA gene encoding 3-deoxy-8-phosphooctulonate synthase encodes MAGRPFGRQEFFVIAGPCVIEDESVTLTVARHLAQLSAELDLPLIFKASFDKANRTSVTSFRGPGMATGLEVLAKVKDQTGLPVISDIHHAAQAAPAAQVLDVLQIPAFLCRQTDLLVAAGETMKPVNVKKGQFMAPHDVGPILDKVRSTGNQTVWLTERGASFGYNNLVVDMRSIAIMRARGVPVVFDATHSVQLPGGLGTASGGDREHAPVLARAAVAAGADAVFLEVHPDPDQARCDGPNSLPLYEVGALLKQLKAIHALVRREA; translated from the coding sequence TTGGCCGGGCGGCCCTTTGGCCGGCAAGAGTTTTTCGTCATCGCCGGGCCCTGCGTCATTGAGGACGAGTCGGTCACCCTCACTGTGGCCCGGCATCTGGCCCAGCTTTCGGCCGAGCTTGACCTGCCGCTGATCTTCAAGGCCAGCTTTGACAAGGCCAACCGCACCAGCGTGACCAGCTTCCGGGGGCCGGGCATGGCCACCGGCCTGGAGGTGCTGGCTAAGGTAAAGGACCAGACCGGCCTGCCGGTGATCAGCGACATCCACCACGCGGCCCAGGCCGCCCCGGCCGCCCAGGTGCTGGACGTATTGCAGATCCCCGCCTTTCTCTGCCGCCAGACCGACCTGTTGGTGGCCGCCGGCGAGACCATGAAGCCGGTGAACGTGAAAAAGGGCCAGTTCATGGCCCCGCACGACGTGGGGCCCATCCTGGACAAGGTGAGGAGCACCGGCAACCAGACCGTCTGGCTCACCGAGCGGGGGGCCAGCTTCGGCTACAACAACCTGGTGGTGGACATGCGCTCCATCGCCATCATGCGGGCCCGGGGGGTGCCGGTGGTGTTCGACGCCACCCACAGCGTGCAGCTTCCCGGCGGGCTGGGCACGGCCAGCGGCGGCGACCGCGAGCACGCCCCGGTGTTGGCCCGGGCGGCGGTGGCCGCCGGGGCGGACGCGGTGTTTTTGGAAGTTCATCCCGACCCGGACCAGGCCCGCTGCGACGGCCCCAACAGCCTGCCCCTGTATGAAGTGGGCGCGCTCCTGAAACAGCTCAAGGCCATCCACGCCTTGGTGCGGAGAGAAGCCTGA
- a CDS encoding phenylphosphate carboxylase subunit delta, with amino-acid sequence MSPSLQERAAKIKLLVLDIDGVLTDGRVVYDQNGSESKFFDIKDGHGIKLLQRTGMGIVWLSGRASTPNQVRARELGIDELVEGCKIKLPEFQRLVSERGLTPDQAAFMGDDLIDLPPMRACGLALAPSDAWPEVKDAAQWVATLPGGRGAVRQACELLMKAQGKWEEITSRYFD; translated from the coding sequence ATGAGCCCCAGCCTGCAAGAACGCGCCGCCAAGATAAAGCTCCTGGTGTTGGACATCGACGGGGTGCTCACCGACGGCCGGGTCGTATACGACCAGAACGGCAGCGAGTCGAAGTTCTTTGACATCAAGGACGGCCACGGCATCAAACTTTTGCAGCGGACCGGCATGGGCATAGTGTGGCTCAGCGGCCGGGCATCCACGCCCAACCAGGTGCGAGCCCGCGAGCTGGGCATCGACGAGTTGGTGGAGGGTTGCAAGATCAAGCTGCCCGAGTTCCAGCGCCTGGTGAGTGAGCGCGGCCTGACGCCTGACCAGGCCGCCTTCATGGGCGACGACCTCATCGACCTGCCGCCCATGCGCGCCTGCGGCCTGGCCCTGGCGCCCAGCGACGCCTGGCCCGAGGTAAAGGACGCGGCCCAATGGGTGGCCACCCTGCCCGGCGGCCGGGGCGCGGTACGCCAGGCCTGCGAGCTGCTCATGAAGGCCCAGGGCAAGTGGGAAGAGATTACCAGCCGGTATTTCGATTAG
- a CDS encoding DUF2284 domain-containing protein, whose product MPQPNLETLRAQALELGADRAAIISTSDIAVSEAVAFKCRVPRCPNYGTSANCPPHAPTPEEFRKVLAGFSQAILFNKRFAPEVMISPKKDAERRGAFRAIFQLCADLESAAFYAGHYLAFGLAAGSCKKVLCPKNTVCKVLDGEACPAPALARPSMEAVGIDVFQLAALAGWPVQPVGREAAPKQVADSSLTGLLVVH is encoded by the coding sequence ATGCCTCAACCCAACCTGGAAACCCTGCGCGCTCAGGCCCTGGAGCTGGGCGCGGACCGCGCGGCGATCATCAGTACCAGCGATATCGCGGTGTCCGAGGCGGTGGCCTTTAAGTGCCGGGTGCCCCGCTGCCCCAACTACGGTACATCCGCCAACTGCCCGCCGCACGCCCCCACCCCCGAGGAGTTCCGCAAGGTCCTGGCCGGCTTCTCCCAGGCCATCTTGTTCAACAAGCGCTTTGCGCCCGAAGTGATGATCAGCCCGAAGAAAGACGCCGAACGGCGCGGGGCCTTCCGGGCCATCTTCCAGCTCTGCGCGGACCTGGAGTCGGCCGCCTTTTACGCGGGCCACTACCTGGCCTTCGGCCTGGCCGCCGGCTCCTGCAAGAAGGTGCTGTGCCCCAAAAATACGGTGTGCAAGGTACTGGACGGCGAGGCCTGCCCCGCCCCAGCCCTGGCCCGGCCTTCCATGGAGGCGGTGGGCATCGACGTGTTCCAGCTGGCCGCCCTGGCCGGATGGCCGGTGCAGCCAGTGGGCCGCGAGGCCGCTCCCAAACAGGTTGCCGACTCCTCGCTCACCGGATTGCTGGTGGTCCACTAG
- a CDS encoding GGDEF domain-containing protein, which translates to MRQDGSLQKRSPSDHNQALRLRLTFYALLGGMTHLFLVWMCLYFGFFRGGVKVFLILTAVDLTGRLAFLALVATGLNLRFKEAGLTLPQILWATLCVLAAVYFVEHGRLVLLMFYLQVMLFAAFILRREGFILVTILAVLGYAGVIVALTAYHPQAVNQRLEWLQWLGFLLIMCSLSLVGAQLNKFLRRYHLQNRQLKDAMERIEELAITDELTKLFNRRYVIDILNEQMALAARGVSSFSVCYMDLDHFKVINDTLGHDAGDRVLQKTSELLTASLREVDRVARFGGEEFLAVLINSTVERSHDVAERLRRRIEQEAFPELDGDLRVTISIGVAEYQPNETVDDVLKRADQALYEAKRSGRNRTVSIPA; encoded by the coding sequence ATGCGGCAAGACGGCTCTCTGCAAAAGCGCTCACCTTCCGATCACAACCAGGCCCTGCGCCTGCGCCTGACTTTCTACGCCCTGCTGGGCGGCATGACCCACCTGTTCCTGGTGTGGATGTGCTTGTATTTCGGCTTTTTCCGGGGCGGCGTGAAAGTCTTCCTGATCCTAACCGCCGTGGACCTGACCGGCCGCCTCGCCTTCCTGGCCCTGGTGGCCACCGGCCTCAACCTGCGCTTCAAGGAAGCCGGCCTCACCCTGCCCCAGATACTGTGGGCCACCCTCTGTGTGCTGGCGGCGGTCTACTTCGTGGAACACGGCCGCCTGGTCCTGTTGATGTTCTATCTACAGGTAATGCTTTTCGCGGCCTTCATACTTCGCCGGGAAGGCTTCATTTTGGTCACCATCCTGGCCGTGCTGGGCTACGCGGGGGTCATAGTCGCCCTCACCGCCTATCATCCCCAGGCAGTGAACCAGCGTTTGGAATGGCTGCAATGGCTGGGCTTCTTGCTGATCATGTGCAGCCTGTCCCTGGTGGGGGCCCAGCTCAACAAGTTCCTGCGCCGTTACCATCTTCAGAACCGCCAGCTAAAGGATGCCATGGAGCGCATCGAGGAGCTGGCCATCACCGACGAGCTGACCAAGCTGTTCAACCGGCGCTACGTCATCGACATACTCAACGAACAGATGGCCTTGGCCGCGCGCGGGGTCAGTTCTTTTTCGGTGTGCTACATGGACCTGGATCACTTCAAGGTGATCAACGACACCCTGGGCCACGACGCGGGCGACCGGGTGCTGCAAAAGACCTCCGAGTTGCTGACCGCTTCCCTCCGGGAGGTGGACCGGGTGGCCCGCTTCGGGGGCGAGGAATTCCTGGCCGTGCTGATCAACTCCACGGTGGAGCGCTCCCACGACGTGGCCGAGCGCCTGCGCCGTCGCATCGAACAAGAGGCTTTTCCCGAGTTGGACGGCGATCTCAGGGTGACCATCTCCATCGGCGTGGCCGAGTACCAGCCCAACGAAACGGTGGACGACGTGCTCAAGCGGGCCGACCAGGCCTTGTATGAGGCCAAGCGCAGCGGCCGCAACCGCACGGTGAGCATCCCGGCCTAG
- a CDS encoding indolepyruvate oxidoreductase subunit beta — translation MSTQRIVFVGVGGQGNLLASNLLGQAALAAGVKVVVSEIHGMAQRGGVVESAVILGEGTSPIVANAEADVLVAFEPVEALRLLPKANKETLIITNVRPLPPFTVAIGAAPYPPAEESVAYLKKKVNKVVAFDGQALAEEAKNPLSLNMVMLGALFGAVELPVDVKTMKKIIRSQTKKRFAASNVKAFDLGFKAAKAG, via the coding sequence ATGAGCACCCAACGCATAGTTTTCGTGGGCGTGGGCGGCCAGGGCAACCTCTTGGCCAGCAACCTTCTGGGCCAGGCGGCCCTGGCGGCGGGCGTCAAGGTGGTGGTCAGCGAGATCCACGGCATGGCCCAGCGCGGCGGCGTGGTGGAGTCGGCCGTTATCCTGGGCGAAGGCACCAGCCCCATCGTGGCCAATGCCGAGGCAGACGTCCTGGTGGCCTTCGAGCCGGTGGAGGCGCTGCGCCTGCTGCCCAAGGCCAACAAGGAGACCCTGATCATCACCAACGTACGGCCCCTGCCGCCCTTCACGGTGGCCATCGGCGCGGCGCCTTATCCGCCGGCCGAGGAATCGGTGGCCTATCTGAAGAAGAAGGTCAATAAGGTGGTGGCGTTCGACGGCCAGGCCTTGGCCGAGGAGGCCAAGAACCCGCTGAGCCTGAACATGGTCATGCTGGGCGCGCTCTTCGGAGCGGTGGAGCTGCCCGTGGACGTAAAGACCATGAAAAAGATCATCCGTTCCCAGACCAAGAAGCGCTTCGCCGCTTCCAACGTCAAAGCGTTCGACCTGGGCTTCAAGGCCGCCAAAGCCGGATAG
- the iorA gene encoding indolepyruvate ferredoxin oxidoreductase subunit alpha, which yields MDVLLTPSGGKEHLLLGNEAIVRGALEAGMAFATCYPGTPSSEVPDTLYRLRKQFPGKVKYYFEYSTNEKVAMECAAGAAASGVRTLCTMKHVGVNVAADPLMTLAYVGVRAGMVILTADDPSLFSSQNEQDNRYYARLSGLPMLEPAGPAEARDMVTHAFDLSEELGVPVFIRTTTRVNHAREAVKLNKLGKVKQTAKFVKEPMRFVTVPAVSRNLHLRLLNIYNQAQAISERSPWNKIEGRGKLGIITNGVSYNYVADAVADLGAKSKVKIFKVGMSYPLPEKKLANFLKGLDTVLVIEELEPIMEEAVRAIAQEKGIKVKIVGKVPGKVPSKSVDIEAPDFLSRAFEYNPRLVRTVIAKTFGLKYKNTAELKLADMPAPPGRPPNLCPGCPHRATYHAVKEVMGEEAIYPTDIGCYTLGLLPPIKAADFLICMGSSVSSAGGIARATGQKVVAFIGDSTFFHSGITGLVNAVHNNHNFTLVILDNGTTAMTGHQPHPGVDTEAIGDATTHLDIEPLVRGLGVQHVTTIKPFKVRASKKAIEEAVAHEGVSVIISKELCPLFARRVAPSSKKSFQVNPDKCKGHMDCIKKVACPAMFVEDGQARINPLQCIGCALCAQICPENAILPVKAKA from the coding sequence ATGGACGTTTTGCTGACTCCCTCGGGCGGTAAAGAACACCTGCTGTTGGGCAACGAGGCCATCGTGCGCGGCGCCCTGGAGGCGGGCATGGCCTTTGCCACCTGTTATCCGGGCACTCCTTCATCGGAGGTGCCCGACACCCTCTACCGTCTCAGGAAGCAATTCCCGGGCAAGGTGAAGTACTACTTCGAGTACTCCACCAACGAGAAGGTGGCCATGGAGTGCGCCGCGGGCGCCGCCGCCTCGGGGGTGCGCACCCTGTGCACCATGAAGCACGTGGGCGTCAACGTGGCGGCCGACCCCCTGATGACCCTGGCCTACGTGGGCGTGCGGGCCGGCATGGTGATCCTCACCGCCGACGACCCCTCGCTGTTCTCCAGCCAAAACGAGCAGGACAACCGCTACTACGCCCGTCTTTCGGGCCTGCCCATGCTGGAGCCCGCCGGACCGGCCGAGGCCAGGGACATGGTCACCCACGCCTTCGACCTCAGCGAGGAGCTGGGCGTGCCGGTGTTCATCCGCACCACCACCCGGGTGAACCACGCCCGCGAGGCGGTGAAGCTGAACAAGCTGGGCAAGGTGAAGCAGACCGCCAAGTTCGTCAAGGAGCCCATGCGCTTCGTCACGGTGCCCGCGGTAAGCCGCAACCTGCACCTGCGCCTGCTTAACATCTACAACCAGGCCCAGGCCATCAGCGAAAGAAGCCCCTGGAACAAGATCGAGGGCCGGGGCAAGCTGGGCATCATCACCAACGGCGTGTCTTACAACTACGTGGCCGACGCCGTGGCCGACCTGGGCGCCAAGAGCAAGGTCAAGATCTTCAAGGTGGGCATGAGCTACCCTCTGCCCGAGAAGAAGCTGGCCAACTTCTTGAAGGGCCTGGACACGGTCCTGGTCATCGAAGAACTCGAGCCCATCATGGAAGAGGCGGTCAGGGCCATTGCCCAGGAAAAGGGCATCAAGGTCAAGATCGTGGGCAAGGTTCCGGGCAAGGTGCCGTCCAAGAGCGTGGACATCGAGGCGCCGGACTTCCTGAGCCGCGCCTTCGAGTACAACCCCCGCCTGGTGCGCACCGTCATCGCCAAGACCTTCGGCCTCAAGTACAAGAACACCGCCGAGCTCAAGCTGGCCGACATGCCCGCGCCTCCGGGGCGTCCGCCAAACCTCTGCCCCGGCTGCCCCCACCGCGCCACCTATCACGCGGTCAAGGAGGTCATGGGCGAGGAGGCCATCTACCCCACGGACATCGGCTGCTACACCCTGGGACTGCTGCCCCCCATCAAGGCGGCGGACTTCCTCATCTGCATGGGCTCCTCGGTTTCCAGCGCGGGTGGCATCGCCCGGGCCACGGGCCAGAAGGTGGTGGCCTTTATCGGCGACAGCACCTTCTTCCACAGCGGCATCACCGGCCTGGTGAACGCGGTGCACAACAACCACAACTTCACCCTGGTGATCCTGGACAACGGCACCACGGCCATGACCGGCCACCAGCCCCACCCGGGGGTGGACACCGAAGCCATCGGCGACGCAACCACCCACCTGGACATAGAGCCCCTGGTCAGGGGCCTGGGTGTGCAGCACGTGACCACCATCAAGCCCTTCAAGGTGCGCGCCTCCAAAAAGGCCATTGAAGAGGCGGTGGCCCACGAGGGCGTAAGCGTGATCATCTCCAAGGAGCTGTGTCCGCTGTTCGCCCGCCGGGTGGCCCCCAGCAGCAAAAAGTCCTTCCAGGTGAACCCGGACAAGTGCAAGGGCCACATGGACTGCATCAAAAAGGTGGCTTGCCCGGCCATGTTCGTTGAGGACGGCCAGGCCAGGATCAACCCGCTGCAGTGCATCGGCTGCGCGCTTTGCGCCCAGATTTGCCCGGAGAACGCCATCCTGCCCGTGAAGGCCAAGGCTTAA
- a CDS encoding response regulator has protein sequence MPKILIIDDDDDFRTATQAILEAAGHQVLSASDGKVGLEIVTAEDPDLLVLDIMMDSIYEGFSVITTLRATPEYMDYRDIPVLMCSAVKQITGERFDIPPEARIAQGDAFLDKPFTSEALLEKVNTLLQR, from the coding sequence ATGCCTAAAATCTTGATTATCGACGACGACGACGATTTCCGCACCGCCACCCAGGCCATTCTGGAGGCAGCGGGCCACCAGGTCCTCAGCGCTTCGGACGGCAAGGTGGGCCTTGAGATCGTCACGGCCGAAGACCCCGACCTGCTGGTGCTGGACATCATGATGGACTCCATCTACGAGGGGTTCTCGGTGATCACCACTCTGCGGGCCACCCCCGAGTACATGGACTACCGCGACATCCCGGTGCTCATGTGCTCCGCCGTTAAGCAGATCACTGGCGAGCGTTTTGATATTCCGCCCGAGGCGCGCATCGCCCAGGGCGACGCCTTCTTGGACAAGCCCTTTACTTCCGAGGCGTTGTTGGAGAAAGTCAATACTTTACTTCAACGTTAG